From the Herpetosiphon gulosus genome, one window contains:
- a CDS encoding acyl-CoA thioesterase, with translation MHEAYEYRHIVGFEETNLVGNVYYANYVLWQGRCREMFLRDHTPELVQALAHDLALVTTSVSCEYHSELFAFDDVVIEMRLKELLQNRALMSFRYFRQNADSRTLVAQGEQGIACMRRTGDELQPEPFPAALRAALQRYYQ, from the coding sequence ATGCACGAGGCCTATGAATATCGGCATATTGTTGGGTTTGAAGAAACCAACTTAGTTGGCAATGTTTATTATGCCAATTATGTGCTGTGGCAAGGGCGTTGCCGCGAAATGTTTCTGCGCGATCATACGCCAGAGTTGGTACAGGCTTTGGCTCATGATTTAGCCTTGGTTACCACCTCGGTTAGTTGCGAGTATCACTCTGAGCTATTTGCTTTTGATGATGTGGTGATCGAAATGCGGCTCAAGGAGCTGTTGCAAAATCGTGCCTTGATGAGCTTTCGTTATTTTCGCCAAAACGCTGATAGCCGCACGCTGGTAGCGCAAGGCGAACAGGGCATTGCCTGTATGCGACGGACAGGCGATGAACTCCAGCCTGAGCCATTTCCAGCAGCCTTACGTGCGGCGCTGCAACGCTATTATCAATAA